One segment of Apus apus isolate bApuApu2 chromosome 1, bApuApu2.pri.cur, whole genome shotgun sequence DNA contains the following:
- the SLC10A2 gene encoding ileal sodium/bile acid cotransporter: MQTYLLSQQLNAGSLAKNSTACSATATICNGTSCVLPEDNFNETLSIVLSTVLTIMLALVMFSMGCNVELKKFWGHIKRPWGIFVGFLCQFGIMPLTAFLLALVFDVLPIQAVVVLIMGCCPGGTASNVIAYWVDGDMDLSISMTTCSTLFAMGMMPLCLFVYTKMWTDSDAIVLPYDSIGISLVALVIPVSFGIYVNHRWPSKAKVILKIGSIVGAVLIVLIAVVGGILYKGSWIITPKLWIIGTIFPAAGYSLGFLLARVAGLSWHRCRTVSLETGMQNTQLCSTIVQLSFTPEQLELMFTFPLIYSIFQLLFALLILGGYRVYRRHRVKTKTDIEKTEETEDSKSTSSHAKINGGFVSNENK, from the exons atgcagaCATACCTCCTTTCCCAGCAACTTAATGCTGGGTCTTTGGCAAAAAACTCCACAGCTTGTTCAGCAACTGCTACTATTTGCAATGGCACCTCTTGTGTATTACCAGaagataattttaatgaaactttGAGCATAGTTTTAAGTACTGTTCTAACAATCATGCTGGCTTTGGTGATGTTCTCCATGGGTTGCAATGTGGAACTTAAGAAATTCTGGGGCCACATAAAAAGACCCTGGGGTATTTTTGTGGGTTTCCTTTGCCAGTTTGGAATTATGCCTCTCACAGCCTTCTTGTTGGCCCTGGTCTTTGACGTGCTTCCAATTCAAGCTGTTGTGGTGCTGATCATGGGATGCTGTCCAGGGGGCACAGCCTCCAATGTCATCGCCTACTGGGTGGATGGAGACATGGACCTAAG CATCAGCATGACAACCTGCTCCACGCTGTTTGCAATGGGGATGATGCCACTTTGCCTCTTTGTTTACACCAAGATGTGGACCGATTCTGATGCAATTGTATTGCCCTACGACAGCATTG GAATTTCACTGGTTGCTCTGGTCATTCCTGTTTCATTTGGAATATATGTTAACCACAGATGGCCCAGTAAAGCAAAAGTCATACTTAAG ATTGGTTCCATTGTGGGAGCAGTCCTTATTGTGCTCATTGCTGTGGTTGGGGGAATACTCTACAAAGGCTCCTGGATCATCACCCCAAAATTATGGATCATTGGCACCATATTTCCAGCAGCTGGCTATTCTCTGGGATTCCTTTTGGCCCGCGTAGCTGGTCTGTCTTGGCACAG ATGTCGTACAGTGTCTCTGGAAACTGGCATGCAAAACACTCAGCTGTGTTCAACTATAGTACAGCTCTCATTCACCCCTGAACAACTTGAGCTGATGTTTACTTTCCCTCTCATCTACAGCATTTTCCAGCTGTTGTTTGCTCTACTAATTTTAGGAg GCTACCGTGTTTACAGAAGACACCGGGTCAAAACAAAGACAGATAttgagaaaacagaggaaacagaagattCAAAATCAACGTCATCACATGCTAAAATAAATGGAGGATTTGTATCAAATGAGAACAAGTAG